The window TAAATATTGTAAAGAAGCAGCAAGACGCTGAATCCCATCAGGAAAGCGCCGATCGTACTGATCATGTTCAAGGGGCCGAGTCCTTCGCCGTCAAGATATGTATAGACGCGTCTCGGCATCCCCATCAAACCCATGATGTGCATAGGGAAAAAGGTGAGATGAAAGCCGACCGTAAACAGCCAGAACTGCCATTTTCCCCTTTTTTCATCCAAAAGGAATCCAAACATCTTGGGCCACCAATAATAAATGCCGGAAAAAATCCCAAGTATCGTACCGCCGACAAGTACGTAATGAAAATGTCCGACGACGAAATAGCTGTCATGATATTGATAGTCAGCTGGAGCAGCTGCAAGCATAACTCCGGTGACGCCGCCCATCACAAACGTCGGGATGAAGGCAAGAGCGTACAGCATGGCCGTGGTAAAACGAATGACTCCTCCCCTTAAAGTGAAAAGCCAATTAAACACCTTGATTCCCGTCGGCACTGCAATGGACATCGTCGAAATAGCAAAAATTGCGTTCGAAGATGGTCCAAGTCCGACTGTAAACATATGATGCACCCAAACCATGAACCCCAAGAATCCGATCAATACAATCGCAAATACCATGGACGTGTAGCCAAACAACTGTTTTTTGGAAAAAACAGTGATGACATCAGAAAAAATGCCAAAGGCCGGCAATATCAAAATATATACTTCTGGATGGCCGAAAATCCAGAAGAGATGCTGCCAAATCAGTGAATTCCCTATGTCTCCAACCAAAAATGCCGTTCCGAACATGCGGTCGAATGTTAATAATAAAAGGGCGACCGTCAGCGCTGGAAAAGCAAAAAGAATGAGCATTGCCGTCACCAGCGTCGACCATGTAAAAAGTGGCATTCGGCTGAGCTTCATGCCTGGGGTCCGCTTATTCAAGATTGTGACAAGGAAATTGATCGCCGTCAGCAGTGTCCCGATCCCGGCAATTTGAAGGCCAAGGGCATAGTAATCATTACCCGGTCCCGGTGAAAATGTACTGAGGGCAAGCGGGGCATAGGCCGTCCAGCCGGCAGAAGGCGATCCACCCAATACAAAGCTGATATTGACCAAGGATCCCCCGGCAAAAAAAAGCCAAAAGCTCAGGGCATTCATATAAGGAAAAGCAAGGTCCCTTGCCCCGATCTGCAAGGGTACGGCAATATTCATCAGGCCGATCAATAGCGGCATGGCTACGAAGAAAATCATCGTCGTTCCATGCGTCGTCATCATCTGGTTGTACTTCTCTCCTTGAAACACCCAAAAATGATTTTCAGGCAAAGCGAGCTGCAACCGCATGATTAAGGCATCCAGACCGCCCCTGAGAAAAAATGCTCCGCCAGCCGTCAAATAAAGGATTCCGATTTTGCTATGGTGGGTGGTCGTCACCCACCCCCAAAGCCACTTCCACTTTTTATATTTGGTCAGTAAAAAGACGGCCGAAAGAATGAATAACAGCACGGATAAATCCGCTGCCAAAATATCCGATGGAAACCGGATGCTTTTGCCGAAAAAGCTGTATTTAATGTCCATTTACTTTTGCCTCCCATTTTCCAAATCCTGCTTTCTCGTTAAGCTTTGCAAGTATGCTATTAAATGGTTTTTGTCTTTTTTAGAGAGCATGTTAAAGGGCGGCATTTTGGATCCAGGCTTATATTTCTCCGAATCATCCAACCACTTTTTTAGATTTTCCTTTGTATTCGGTAATACACTTGCAATCCGATCGTGGTCCGCAAATCCCGTCAGATTCGGTGCGGAATCGCCCATTTTTTTAAAGCTGTCATCGTTGACTGCATGGCAGGAAAGACACGTCTTTGCGAATACCTCTCTTCCAGCCTTTTCTTTTTCGGTGGATGGCACTTCTTCTTGTTTCATTTGGCCCATCCACTTATCAAAATCGGCTTGGGAATCTGCTTTCACTTGAAAAAGCATGTACGCATGTCCAGCTCCGCAGAGCTCAGCGCATTTCCCTTCATAGGTTCCAGTATTGTCAGCTTTGATCCAAAGGCGATTCGTCTTCCCTGG is drawn from Falsibacillus albus and contains these coding sequences:
- a CDS encoding cytochrome c oxidase subunit I, which encodes MDIKYSFFGKSIRFPSDILAADLSVLLFILSAVFLLTKYKKWKWLWGWVTTTHHSKIGILYLTAGGAFFLRGGLDALIMRLQLALPENHFWVFQGEKYNQMMTTHGTTMIFFVAMPLLIGLMNIAVPLQIGARDLAFPYMNALSFWLFFAGGSLVNISFVLGGSPSAGWTAYAPLALSTFSPGPGNDYYALGLQIAGIGTLLTAINFLVTILNKRTPGMKLSRMPLFTWSTLVTAMLILFAFPALTVALLLLTFDRMFGTAFLVGDIGNSLIWQHLFWIFGHPEVYILILPAFGIFSDVITVFSKKQLFGYTSMVFAIVLIGFLGFMVWVHHMFTVGLGPSSNAIFAISTMSIAVPTGIKVFNWLFTLRGGVIRFTTAMLYALAFIPTFVMGGVTGVMLAAAPADYQYHDSYFVVGHFHYVLVGGTILGIFSGIYYWWPKMFGFLLDEKRGKWQFWLFTVGFHLTFFPMHIMGLMGMPRRVYTYLDGEGLGPLNMISTIGAFLMGFSVLLLLYNIYWSYRHGEKDETGDPWNGRTLEWSIPSPPPEYNFARRPFVRGVDAFWKEKMEGDGAFKPAEGRKAVHIPSSTAQPMILSGLFFLTAFGFIFDWRVVQIGGGISIVALAIIRSFTDCGGRIIHPEEMELNAVKEEE